Proteins encoded by one window of Taeniopygia guttata chromosome 1A, bTaeGut7.mat, whole genome shotgun sequence:
- the GALR3 gene encoding galanin receptor type 3, giving the protein MPGGLNISSDSPELRAAGIIVPIIFSLIFLVGTVGNGLVLAVLLWNGQVKYSTTNLFILNLAVADLCFIIFCVPFQATIYTLDGWLFGAFACKAVHFLIYLTMYASSFTLAAVSVDRYLAIRYPLKSRDLRTSRNAGVAIVVIWSLSLLFAGPYLSYYQIIHYHGVPICVPIWEDQRRKVLDILTFVFGYLLPVTVVSLAYSRTIKFLWTSVDPIERISESRKAKRKVTKMIVTVAILFCLCWLPHHLVILCFWFGHFPFNRATYAFRLASHCLSYTNSCLNPIVYALISKHFRKRFKQAFTCFFFQNKIRKKKKKRVGRKIHMVDVERGFPNRTGDFYGGNSEVTQAPGENTRKRDHEGANRARAWTQQVQGAMVSVQKELMEEEILATAGHSLDVTPLRGTVAQDQEEVLEKG; this is encoded by the exons ATGCCAGGGGGATTGAACATCTCTTCTGACAGCCCAGAGCTACGAGCAGCAGGGATTATTGTGCCCATCATCTTCTCCCTCATCTTCCTTGTGGGTACTGTGGGAAatgggctggtgctggctgtgctcctgtGGAATGGCCAAGTCAAGTACTCCACCACCAACCTCTTCATCCTCAACCTGGCTGTGGCTGACCTGTGCTTCATCATCTTCTGTGTCCCTTTCCAGGCCACCATTTACACCCTGGATGGGTGGCTCTTTGGGGCTTTTGCCTGCAAGGCTGTGCATTTCCTGATCTACCTCACCATGTATGCTAGCAGCTTTACCCTGGCTGCTGTCTCTGTTGACAG GTACTTGGCTATTCGCTATCCACTCAAGTCCCGGGATCTCCGCACGTCCCGAAATGCGGGAGTGGCCATTGTGGTAATCTGGTCACTGTCACTGCTCTTTGCAGGGCCTTACCTCAGTTACTACCAGATAATCCATTACCATGGTGTGCCCATCTGTGTCCCTATCTGGGAGGACCAGCGCAGAAAGGTTCTGGACATCCTCACATTTGTATTTGGATACCTGCTGCCTGTGACTGTGGTGAGCCTGGCGTACTCTAGGACCATCAAGTTCTTGTGGACTTCTGTGGACCCCATAGAAAGAATCTCAGAGTCTCGGAAAGCCAAGCGTAAGGTCACCAAGATGATTGTCACAGTGGCCATCCTGTTCTGCCTCTGCTGGCTGCCCCACCACCTGGTCATCCTCTGCTTCTGGTTTGGCCACTTTCCCTTCAACCGGGCCACTTACGCTTTCCGCctggcttcccactgcctttCCTACACCAACTCCTGCCTCAACCCCATTGTCTACGCCCTCATCTCCAAGCATTTCCGCAAGCGTTTCAAGCAGGCCTTCACctgctttttcttccagaacaagatcaggaaaaagaagaagaagagggtTGGAAGGAAAATCCATATGGTTGATGTGGAAAGAGGTTTTCCCAACAGAACAGGAGATTTCTATGGAGGCAACAGTGAGGTGACCCAAGCCCCAGGAGAGAACACCAGGAAGAGGGACCATGAAGGTGCCAATCGTGCCAGAGCATGGACTCAGCAGGTACAAGGTGCCATGGTCTCTGTTCAGAAGGAGCTAATGGAGGAGGAAATTTTGGCAACAGCTGGCCATTCCCTAGATGTGACCCCTCTAAGAGGAACTGTTGCACAAGACCAAGAAGAAGTCTTAGAAAAGGGCTAG
- the LOC100217677 gene encoding noggin-like: MEGPHRSCLLLLLCLLPPPPAIPGPPPPPEEPGQPPRPPSGSADPAAHLLRGQPSAPARPYSLSLSPEDYRYAPKPRHLRPGRLRRLLGSAFDPFWMATEEPRRRNGSVLEESLESASRDLAEGAGRYHRELWREAEGLELPTLLPPAPELPPELAGALARRLRQWLVERATCRLTSAWVDLGPVFWPRWVRHTRCETGPPGCSWPPGMSCRPAQLTRIKLLAWHCWTPPLPGPPSCTWRHIPYPVVAACKCSCR; the protein is encoded by the coding sequence ATGGAGGGACCACACCgcagctgcctcctcctcctgctctgcctgctcccacCACCACCGGCCATCCCAGGCCCACCGCCGCCTCCGGAGGAACCCGGGcagccgccgcggccgccgtcCGGCAGCGCGGACCCCGCGGCCCACCTGCTGCGGGGCCAGCCCtcggccccggcgcggccctaCAGCCTGTCGCTGTCCCCCGAGGATTATCGCTACGCCCCCAAGCCCCGGCACCTGCGCCCCGGGCGGCTGCGCCGGCTCCTGGGCTCGGCCTTCGACCCCTTCTGGATGGCGACCGAGGAGCCCCGCCGTCGCAACGGGAGCGTCCTCGAGGAGAGCCTGGAGTCCGCGAGCAGGGACTTGGCCGAGGGCGCCGGGCGGTATCACCGCGAGCTGTGGCGAGAGGcggaggggctggagctgcccaccctgctgccccccgccccagagctgcccccagagCTAGCGGGGGCCCTGGCCCGCCGCCTGCGGCAGTGGCTGGTGGAGCGGGCCACCTGCCGCCTCACCTCCGCCTGGGTCGACCTGGGCCCCGTCTTCTGGCCCCGCTGGGTGCGCCACACCAGGTGCGAGACCGGCCCGCCCGGCTGCTCCTGGCCCCCTGGCATGAGCTGCCGGCCCGCACAGCTCACCCGCATCAAGCTGCtggcctggcactgctggaccccgccgctccccgggccccCAAGCTGCACCTGGCGCCACATCCCCTACCCCGTCGTGGCTGCCTGCAAGTGCTCCTGCCGCTGA
- the GCAT gene encoding 2-amino-3-ketobutyrate coenzyme A ligase, mitochondrial — MWRAVAVRALRGAGAGAGAPRAASGAAAAQLRRRLESELEDIRGAGTWKSERVIASRQGPHLRLAGGGAGILNFCANNYLGLSSHPEVIRAAVEALEKFGAGLSSVRFICGTQSIHKDLEEKIARFHQREDAILYASCFDANAGIFEALLTPEDAVLSDELNHASIIDGIRLCKANKYRYKHMDMQDLEAKLKEAQKHRLRLVATDGAFSMDGDIAPLREICQLAQKYDALVFIDECHATGFLGPNGRGTDELLGVMDKVTIINSTLGKALGGAAGGYTTGPKSLIDLLRQRSRPYLFSNSLPPAVVGCASKALDLLMESNAIAQSMAAKTQRFRSKMTAAGFTISGKDHPICPVMLGDARLASVMAEDMLNRGIYVIGFSYPVVPKGKARIRVQISAVHSDEDIDRCVEAFTEVGRKHGALS, encoded by the exons ATGTGGCGGGCGGTGGCGGTGCGGGCgctgcgcggggccggggccggggccggcgcCCCCCGGGCCGCGtcgggcgcggcggcggcgcagcTGCGGCGGCGGCTGGAGAGCGAGCTGGAGGACATCCGCGGCGCCGGCACCTGGAAGAGCGAGCGCGTCATCGCCTCCCGACAGGGTCCCCACCTCCGCTtggcgggcggcggcgccg GGATCCTCAACTTCTGCGCCAATAACTACCTGGGGCTCTCCAGCCACCCCGAGGTCATCCGTGCCGCTGTGGAGGCCCTGGAGAAGTTCGGCGCTGGGCTCAGCTCCGTCCGCTTTATTTGCGGTACCCAG AGTATACATAAGGACCTGGAGGAGAAGATTGCACGTTTCCACCAGCGGGAAGATGCCATTCTCTATGCCAGTTGCTTTGATGCCAACGCTGGTATCTTTGAG GCCCTGCTGACCCCAGAGGATGCAGTGCTGTCAGATGAGCTGAACCATGCTTCCATCATCGATGGCATCCGCCTGTGCAAGGCCAACAAGTACCGCTACAAGCACATGGACATGCAGGACCTGGAGGCCAAGCTGAAGGAAGCGCAG AAGCATCGCCTGCGGCTGGTGGCCACTGACGGTGCCTTCTCCATGGATGGTGACATCGCGCCCCTGAGGGAAATCTGCCAGCTGGCCCAGAAGTACGATGCCCTGGTCTTCATTGATGAATGCCATGCCACAGGATTCCTGGGACCCAATGGGCG GGGTACTGATGAGCTCCTGGGAGTGATGGACAAAGTCACCATCATCAATTCTACTCTGGGAAAAGCTcttggaggagctgcag GCGGGTACACAACAGGTCCCAAATCCCTCATCGATTTGCTCCGCCAGCGTTCCCGCCCATACCTCTTCTCCAACAGCCTGCCTCCTGCCGTGGTGGGCTGTGCATCCAAGGCCCTGGACCTGCTCATGGAGAGCAATGCCATTGCACAGTCTATGGCTGCCAAAACCCAACG GTTCAGAAGTAAGATGACGGCAGCTGGCTTCACCATCTCGGGGAAAGACCATCCCATCTGTCCAGTCATGCTGGGGGATGCTCGGCTGGCGTCAGTGATGGCAGAGGACATGCTCAACAGAG GCATTTACGTCATTGGCTTCAGCTACCCCGTGGTCCCCAAGGGGAAGGCGCGCATTCGGGTCCAGATCTCAGCCGTGCACAGCGACGAGGACATCGACCGCTGCGTGGAAGCCTTCACCGAGGTGGGACGGAAGCACGGAGCGCTGTCTTGA
- the H1-0 gene encoding histone H1.0, with protein MSDSPIPLPPASATKPKRARSARRPAAHPAYSDMVTAAVRADKSRGGASRQSIQKYVKSNYKVGQNADVQIRLAIRRLLAAGVLKQTKGVGASGSFRLAKAGKAKRSPSRKRKKAARRSTSPRKTARSRKARSPAKKPKSAARKARKKSRSPKKAKKPKTVKAKSLKASKPKKARRSKSRAKSGARKSPKKK; from the coding sequence ATGAGCGACAGCCCGATCCCACTGCCACCGGCTTCGGCCACCAAGCCCAAGCGGGCCCGGTCAGCGCGGCGGCCGGCAGCCCACCCCGCGTACTCGGACATGGTCACGGCAGCCGTCCGGGCCGACAAGAGCCGCGGTGGCGCATCCCGGCAGTCCATCCAGAAGTACGTGAAGAGCAACTACAAGGTGGGCCAGAATGCCGACGTCCAGATCAGGCTGGCCATCCGGCGCCTGCTGGCCGCTGGAGTCCTCAAGCAGACCAAAGGAGTTGGTGCCTCCGGCTCTTTCCGCCTAGCCAAGGCCGGCAAGGCGAAGAGGTCTCCTtccaggaagaggaagaaggcagCCAGGAGATCCACTTCGCCTCGGAAGACGGCTAGGTCCAGGAAAGCCAGGTCCCCGGCCAAGAAGCCCAAATCTGCCGCCAGGAAGGCCAGGAAGAAGTCGAGGAGCCCGAAGAAAGCCAAGAAGCCAAAGACTGTTAAAGCCAAGTCCCTGAAGGCATCAAAACCCAAGAAGGCAAGGCGGTCAAAATCCAGAGCCAAGTCCGGTGCCAGGAAGTCGCCCAAGAAGAAGTGA